The following coding sequences lie in one Lytechinus pictus isolate F3 Inbred unplaced genomic scaffold, Lp3.0 scaffold_20, whole genome shotgun sequence genomic window:
- the LOC135157871 gene encoding zinc finger protein 593-like — protein sequence MTRQARKRHHRGYTHIKKKYRTKRKTKDLDEIDEDLKPRNAERLLHQKIDFDKPGSAQHYCLHCARYFIDESAMKDHFRSKTHKRRLKALELEPYTQKEAEAAAGMGSYQPPKKRVMVTQQATQQDVNMDEDKRDQT from the exons ATGACTCGACAAGCCCGGAAACGACACCATCGGGGATACACACACATCAAGAAAAAGTACAGAACAAAAAGGAAAACCAAGGACTTGGATGAAATTGACGAGGATTTGAAACCCCGAAATGCGGAAAGATTGCTGCatcaaaaaatagattttgacaagcCTGGATCAGCACAACATTACTGTCTTCATTGCGC GAGATACTTCATTGATGAGTCTGCAATGAAGGATCATTTTCGAAGCAAGACACATAAACGGAG ATTGAAAGCGCTCGAGTTGGAGCCCTACACACAGAAAGAAGCCGAAGCAGCTGCAGGGATGGGTTCATATCAACCACCTAAGAAGAGAGTAATGGTTACCCAACAGGCGACACAACAGGATGTGAATATGGATGAAGACAAGAGGGACCAAACATGA